In Bdellovibrionales bacterium, the following proteins share a genomic window:
- a CDS encoding transposase family protein has product MPQHEKISQFLLLPELKLLKFGRDRSGRKHKQVEKVSSFEICPKCATPSKTVYDRRWAKAHDAPIHGNQVWLHVLKRRFYCKTCRKPFTEPVQGIRKGKEPPRGLNEVFFGPVRTLRISVRSEGPMHVQRGRSIRLFMRG; this is encoded by the coding sequence ATGCCTCAGCACGAAAAAATATCACAATTTCTATTATTACCAGAATTAAAACTTTTAAAATTTGGGAGAGATCGATCTGGCCGAAAGCACAAACAGGTTGAAAAAGTATCCAGCTTTGAAATCTGTCCAAAGTGTGCGACACCTTCTAAGACTGTTTATGATCGAAGGTGGGCCAAAGCACACGATGCTCCCATCCACGGCAATCAAGTCTGGCTCCATGTTTTAAAACGCAGATTCTATTGTAAGACCTGCCGAAAGCCTTTCACCGAACCAGTTCAAGGAATCAGAAAAGGAAAAGAACCACCGAGAGGTTTAAACGAGGTGTTCTTTGGGCCTGTGAGAACTTTACGGATCTCAGTAAGGTCAGAAGGGCCTATGCATGTTCAACGTGGACGGTCTATCAGACTCTTTATGAGAGGTTAG
- the tnpB gene encoding IS66 family insertion sequence element accessory protein TnpB, producing MKTPNQFESVFLHRDPVDVRRGIPGLNQIVESPQMGKLNGKNIFVFCGRRRHTIKILYFDRSGFCLWQKQLDVEKFPWPKKSIQSCDNSIAFRSRSRGQTDILQYC from the coding sequence ATGAAAACTCCCAACCAATTTGAGAGTGTGTTTCTGCATCGGGATCCTGTGGATGTACGCCGTGGGATTCCGGGGTTGAATCAGATTGTGGAGAGTCCCCAAATGGGCAAGTTGAACGGGAAAAATATTTTCGTTTTCTGTGGTCGACGACGACACACGATCAAGATTCTGTATTTTGATCGAAGTGGGTTCTGTCTATGGCAAAAGCAATTGGATGTGGAAAAGTTCCCATGGCCTAAGAAATCTATCCAATCATGCGACAATTCAATCGCCTTCAGAAGTCGAAGTCGTGGTCAAACAGACATCCTTCAATACTGCTAA
- a CDS encoding winged helix-turn-helix transcriptional regulator encodes MNNDKLDRVFAALSDSTRRAILAKLANGDASVSELAKPFRLSQPAISKHLRVLEDAELIFSRTDGQRRIRELRIEALVQANGWIEKYREIWEASYKRLDILLEEMKATSDKKKAKSKHKSK; translated from the coding sequence ATGAATAACGACAAGCTGGACCGTGTGTTCGCTGCACTTTCAGATTCCACTCGAAGGGCAATCCTTGCGAAGCTTGCAAACGGAGATGCAAGCGTTTCGGAGTTAGCAAAACCTTTTCGGTTATCTCAACCTGCAATTTCCAAACACCTACGAGTTTTAGAGGACGCGGAACTGATTTTTTCCCGAACCGATGGTCAGAGACGTATTCGAGAATTGCGGATAGAGGCACTGGTGCAGGCCAACGGTTGGATCGAAAAATACAGAGAGATTTGGGAGGCCAGCTACAAACGCCTAGATATATTGCTGGAAGAAATGAAAGCAACTTCGGATAAGAAAAAAGCGAAATCAAAACATAAATCAAAATAG
- the murA gene encoding UDP-N-acetylglucosamine 1-carboxyvinyltransferase encodes MDKMVVAKSGPLAGTVTTSGSKNSALPILFSSLLAEGEHFFENVPRLVDIESTAMLLNSLGARFSREGTSVKIQTHRADSFEAHYDIVRKMRASILCLGPLLARYGHAVVSLPGGCAIGSRPINLHLDGLRELGADLKIEKGYVIGECSRLKGARILFDSPTVGGTENLMMAAVLAEGTTLIENAAKEPEIIDLATYLNAMGARVTGAGTSIIKIEGVTSLKPATHRIIPDRIEAGTLLIAGAITGGEVTVTDCVVDHLEALLLKMEESGLKISRGKNEITVHRNNGFHGVDITTAPFPAFATDLQAQFMALMTQAEGTSLISETVFENRFMHVQELVRLGADITPKSRVAVVRGTPGRLEGAPVMATDLRASASLVLVGLVASGVTKISRIYHLDRGYERLEEKLSSLGAIIKREK; translated from the coding sequence ATGGATAAAATGGTCGTAGCAAAGAGCGGTCCTCTCGCTGGTACCGTAACGACAAGCGGATCTAAAAATTCGGCATTGCCCATCCTCTTTTCTTCGCTCTTGGCAGAGGGTGAGCATTTTTTTGAAAATGTGCCTAGGCTTGTGGATATCGAATCGACGGCAATGCTTTTGAATTCTCTAGGAGCGCGTTTTAGTCGCGAGGGAACTTCCGTCAAAATTCAAACTCATCGGGCAGATAGTTTTGAAGCTCACTACGATATTGTTCGTAAGATGCGTGCAAGTATTTTGTGCTTAGGACCACTTCTTGCTCGCTACGGGCATGCTGTAGTAAGTCTGCCGGGCGGTTGTGCAATTGGCTCTCGACCCATTAATCTTCATTTGGATGGTTTGAGGGAATTGGGCGCTGATTTGAAGATAGAGAAGGGTTATGTCATTGGGGAATGTTCCAGGTTGAAGGGAGCGCGGATCTTGTTTGATTCTCCAACAGTGGGGGGTACTGAAAATCTCATGATGGCCGCCGTTCTAGCTGAAGGGACCACGCTTATTGAAAATGCCGCGAAGGAACCAGAGATTATCGATCTCGCCACTTATCTGAATGCGATGGGAGCTCGGGTTACGGGTGCGGGCACAAGTATCATAAAAATAGAAGGAGTGACTTCATTGAAGCCGGCCACTCATCGAATTATCCCTGATCGAATTGAAGCAGGGACTTTGCTGATTGCAGGGGCGATAACGGGCGGAGAGGTAACTGTTACGGACTGTGTGGTTGATCATCTTGAAGCTCTCTTGTTGAAGATGGAAGAGAGTGGATTGAAGATATCTCGAGGAAAAAATGAAATAACTGTCCATCGAAATAATGGATTTCATGGAGTCGATATCACAACGGCACCTTTTCCGGCTTTTGCAACAGATTTGCAGGCCCAGTTCATGGCTTTGATGACTCAGGCGGAGGGAACCAGCCTCATATCTGAAACGGTGTTTGAGAATAGATTTATGCATGTTCAGGAGTTGGTGCGACTTGGTGCTGATATAACACCAAAGTCTCGAGTGGCGGTCGTGCGGGGAACTCCCGGGCGCCTCGAGGGAGCGCCGGTGATGGCGACTGATTTGCGCGCGAGCGCGAGTCTGGTGCTCGTTGGTCTGGTCGCCAGTGGAGTGACAAAAATCAGTCGCATCTACCACTTGGATCGTGGGTATGAAAGACTCGAAGAGAAGTTGTCGAGCTTGGGTGCCATTATAAAACGAGAAAAGTAG
- a CDS encoding ATP-binding protein, translating to MVRRFLEDKITSNLKHKSVLLLGPRQVGKSTLFRSLQPDLTIDLSDEGLYRQHLKDPELITRQAEALSEKKRLIFVDEIQRIPGMLNTIQALIDANKSLRFLLSGSSARKLARGRANLLPGRILMEKLYPLTSAELIASSQTFDVNRAIQVGLLPEVYLSEIGAEILRSYADIYLREEIQAEAHVKDIASYARFLDLAAEFSGQFINYAKVSSDTGIPKDTVRGFFEILEETLLITRVPSFGEVDSARKTRQKDRYFFFDIGVRNAVLGKQDSKFTNTEKGPLFEHLLFQQLHALKNYRRPDWSLKTYRDDRGLEVDFILESENELILIEAKYQRKFRVEFEEDLLRLESLVEENPKLRKKFKKIQKIVVYAGDLEQKTEFGTWVLPLQAFLERVVAR from the coding sequence ATGGTACGCCGTTTTCTAGAAGACAAGATCACATCGAATTTGAAGCACAAAAGCGTGTTGCTGCTCGGTCCACGCCAGGTCGGGAAATCGACCCTCTTTAGATCCCTCCAACCGGACCTAACGATCGATCTGTCGGACGAAGGTCTCTATCGCCAGCATCTCAAAGACCCCGAGCTAATCACTCGCCAGGCAGAGGCTTTGTCTGAGAAGAAGAGGCTTATTTTCGTCGATGAGATCCAACGCATACCCGGCATGCTGAATACAATTCAAGCGCTGATCGATGCAAACAAGTCGTTGCGGTTTCTGCTCAGCGGTTCATCAGCCCGGAAGCTGGCGCGCGGTCGGGCCAATTTATTGCCGGGTCGGATTTTGATGGAAAAGCTTTATCCGCTGACCAGTGCGGAGCTGATCGCTTCGAGCCAAACATTCGATGTTAACCGTGCCATTCAGGTTGGCCTCTTGCCAGAGGTTTATCTGAGCGAGATCGGAGCAGAGATTCTTAGATCTTACGCCGACATTTACCTTCGAGAGGAAATTCAGGCGGAAGCGCATGTGAAGGATATCGCATCGTATGCTCGATTCCTGGATCTCGCTGCGGAGTTTTCAGGTCAATTCATCAATTATGCGAAAGTTTCATCGGATACGGGAATCCCCAAGGACACCGTGCGAGGGTTCTTTGAGATTCTCGAGGAGACCCTATTGATCACTCGAGTCCCGAGCTTTGGAGAGGTGGACTCGGCTCGTAAGACTCGACAAAAGGACAGATATTTCTTCTTTGACATAGGTGTGAGAAACGCGGTGCTTGGCAAGCAGGATTCCAAGTTTACGAATACCGAGAAAGGTCCTCTCTTCGAGCACCTTCTTTTCCAACAGCTCCATGCGCTCAAAAACTATCGACGTCCGGATTGGTCGCTCAAGACCTACCGTGACGATCGGGGACTGGAAGTGGACTTTATTCTGGAATCCGAAAACGAGCTCATTCTTATTGAGGCGAAGTACCAAAGAAAATTCCGCGTCGAATTTGAAGAAGATCTCCTGCGGCTGGAATCTCTGGTGGAAGAGAATCCCAAACTCAGAAAGAAGTTTAAGAAGATCCAGAAGATCGTTGTCTATGCAGGCGACCTCGAGCAAAAGACCGAGTTTGGAACATGGGTCTTGCCGCTTCAGGCATTTCTTGAGCGGGTGGTGGCTAGGTGA
- a CDS encoding transposase has product MEQLKHIPGRENVKNVVLDLSDSYKSFVREFFPNSQMIADKFHVLRLLNPALNRYRKQVTGDKRTSPLRKLLLRNGKKLESYERRALYEWLNLHPQLKEIYHYKEALHGFYRIKGNRTAAKVLIRITDQMALSQIPEIKTLRRTLMKWRNEILNYFVNRITNARTEGFNNVAKLIQKRAYGVKSFKLYRLRYLSACA; this is encoded by the coding sequence ATTGAACAACTTAAACATATCCCTGGTAGAGAAAATGTAAAAAACGTCGTTCTAGATTTGTCAGATAGCTATAAAAGCTTTGTTCGAGAGTTTTTTCCTAACTCCCAGATGATTGCTGATAAGTTCCATGTGCTCAGGCTTTTAAATCCAGCTCTTAATCGCTACCGAAAACAAGTCACTGGCGACAAAAGAACCAGTCCCCTTCGAAAACTCCTACTTAGAAATGGTAAAAAGCTTGAGTCCTATGAACGAAGAGCCCTTTATGAATGGCTCAATCTTCATCCCCAGCTAAAAGAAATTTATCATTACAAAGAAGCCCTCCATGGATTTTACCGAATCAAAGGAAACAGAACAGCTGCCAAAGTGTTAATTCGAATCACAGATCAAATGGCTTTAAGCCAAATCCCCGAAATAAAAACCCTCAGGCGCACCCTCATGAAATGGAGAAATGAAATCTTGAATTACTTCGTCAACCGCATTACCAATGCCAGAACAGAAGGCTTTAACAACGTCGCAAAGCTAATCCAGAAGAGGGCTTACGGCGTTAAAAGTTTTAAATTGTACAGACTCAGATACCTAAGTGCTTGTGCTTAA
- a CDS encoding tetratricopeptide repeat protein, with protein MIWSRVLRSLGPIFGLAEVALARKDNSLALEYAQKSYSYNSNNAMAKNVIVVLGGKEKLASTSVSSQQMVFQGDQFVREGDYNAAQAHYKTAFELDKTNALAAFKAGQSLWQLSFSREAIDWLNKAIKADQKLIDAYVLLADYFTQRYDFLSAARVLAQAQRVAPRSHEVFRGYALVELRRGNAKGAIGYANKALSLYETDVETNILLAQAYFADNDPNQAYKYASKSIELDINSRQGQIEYARALAGIKGIEMGLDYLLKLVNSYPLVTEYRMALGEMLLGDERFPEAIEIFRQVTEIEEKPKKAFLLLGKAQRLHGQNQAALESLLKSAVLDPADTEPLFEAGLLYLEIGKPTEAKTQFQRVLRINASHPSAHYHLGRAAIQLSDPKEALAQAEEEKKINPNLADAYILAADAHYRMNQHSLCAREYTTAIKLRPQGAEAYVKLARCYRLMGSFDMAESMLKAASKFDSALPDIYRELGEVYLGKGNLVLAAETFNQYFQLSPGAQDRVLIEKRIEDAARGANR; from the coding sequence GTGATTTGGTCCCGAGTGCTACGTTCTCTCGGGCCTATTTTTGGTCTGGCTGAAGTGGCTTTGGCTCGCAAAGATAATTCGTTGGCCTTGGAATACGCGCAAAAATCATATTCTTATAATTCCAACAATGCCATGGCTAAAAATGTGATCGTTGTTTTGGGTGGTAAAGAGAAGTTGGCAAGCACTTCAGTGAGTAGCCAACAAATGGTTTTTCAAGGTGATCAGTTTGTGCGTGAAGGTGATTACAATGCTGCTCAGGCGCATTATAAAACGGCATTTGAGCTGGATAAGACAAACGCTTTAGCTGCCTTTAAAGCTGGACAAAGTTTGTGGCAATTGAGCTTCAGTCGTGAAGCGATTGATTGGCTTAATAAGGCCATAAAGGCAGATCAGAAACTTATCGATGCCTACGTGCTTTTAGCGGATTACTTCACTCAACGTTATGATTTTCTATCTGCGGCCAGAGTTTTGGCGCAGGCGCAACGAGTAGCACCCAGGAGTCATGAGGTTTTTCGAGGTTATGCCTTAGTGGAACTGAGACGCGGAAATGCCAAGGGAGCAATTGGCTATGCAAATAAAGCTCTCTCTCTTTACGAGACCGATGTGGAAACCAACATTTTATTGGCCCAAGCCTATTTTGCTGATAACGATCCAAATCAAGCCTATAAATATGCATCCAAGTCCATAGAATTAGATATCAATAGTCGGCAGGGGCAAATTGAATATGCTCGAGCGCTTGCTGGAATCAAGGGCATTGAGATGGGATTAGATTATCTTCTTAAGCTCGTCAACAGCTACCCACTTGTAACGGAATACCGAATGGCTTTAGGTGAGATGCTTCTGGGCGACGAGAGATTTCCTGAAGCGATAGAGATATTTCGACAGGTAACTGAAATTGAGGAAAAACCAAAAAAGGCTTTCTTGCTCTTAGGAAAAGCTCAGCGACTGCATGGTCAGAATCAGGCGGCTTTAGAGTCTCTCCTGAAATCAGCCGTTCTAGATCCGGCTGACACGGAACCTCTCTTTGAGGCCGGGCTGCTTTACTTGGAGATTGGCAAGCCGACGGAGGCAAAAACACAATTTCAAAGGGTTTTGCGAATCAACGCGAGTCATCCGAGCGCTCATTATCATTTGGGAAGAGCAGCAATTCAATTGAGTGATCCAAAAGAGGCCTTGGCTCAAGCTGAAGAGGAGAAAAAGATTAATCCAAATCTTGCGGACGCCTACATTCTGGCTGCTGACGCTCACTACCGAATGAATCAACATAGTCTTTGCGCACGCGAGTACACGACTGCCATCAAACTGCGTCCTCAGGGGGCAGAAGCCTATGTGAAACTGGCCCGGTGTTATCGACTGATGGGCAGTTTTGATATGGCCGAAAGCATGTTAAAGGCGGCCTCAAAATTTGATTCTGCATTGCCTGATATCTATCGAGAACTGGGTGAAGTTTATCTTGGAAAAGGAAATTTGGTTCTTGCGGCTGAGACTTTTAACCAATACTTCCAGCTCAGCCCGGGCGCACAGGATCGCGTGCTGATCGAAAAGCGGATCGAAGATGCGGCGCGAGGAGCGAATCGTTAG
- the serS gene encoding serine--tRNA ligase yields the protein MIDIKALEKNEQMEGFGKSYAEAYRESLKNRREDSSLVDQLLSLNSERKALVTQAEQARAEQNRVGLEIAKRKRAGENADELLSEMQKLSSQIKEMTDLSASKEAELNEKLSRLPNMCHHSVPIGQGEENNLEVRRVGEIPKFSFKAKDHIELGEALGIIDFERGGKVTGARFTFLRSAASALERALIQFMMNIHTLEHGYEEMIPPFIVNSQSLFGTGQFPKFREDVFHLENTDYYLVPTAEVPVTNYFAGEVLEESQLPLRFCAYSPCFRSEAGSYGKDTKGLIRQHQFNKVELVTFSHPDRSYEMHEALTSHAERILQKLELPYKLVSLCSGDLGFGAAKCYDLEVWLPGQGKFREISSCSNFEDFQSRRADIRFRPAGVKAKPRFVHTLNGSGLAVGRTLIAIIENYQQEDGSILIPKALQPYMGGRETIGSVAKR from the coding sequence ATGATCGATATCAAGGCTCTCGAGAAAAATGAACAAATGGAAGGGTTTGGAAAGTCTTATGCCGAGGCCTATCGTGAGTCCTTAAAGAACCGGCGCGAGGACAGTTCTCTCGTGGATCAGCTACTCAGTTTGAATAGCGAACGAAAGGCACTTGTGACTCAAGCCGAACAGGCCCGAGCCGAACAGAATCGCGTCGGTCTTGAAATCGCAAAGAGAAAGAGAGCGGGAGAGAATGCCGATGAGCTTTTGTCTGAAATGCAGAAACTGAGTTCACAGATCAAAGAAATGACTGATTTGTCGGCGTCTAAAGAGGCGGAGCTAAATGAGAAGCTCTCGCGGCTGCCAAATATGTGTCATCACTCCGTACCAATCGGTCAGGGAGAGGAAAATAATCTTGAAGTTCGCCGCGTTGGTGAAATTCCCAAATTTTCGTTTAAAGCCAAAGACCACATTGAACTCGGCGAAGCCTTGGGCATTATTGATTTTGAGCGGGGTGGAAAAGTGACAGGTGCGAGATTTACCTTTCTGCGCTCGGCAGCTTCTGCCCTTGAGAGAGCACTCATTCAGTTCATGATGAACATTCACACCCTTGAGCACGGCTACGAAGAGATGATTCCCCCCTTTATTGTCAATAGCCAAAGCCTATTTGGAACTGGGCAGTTTCCAAAGTTTCGGGAGGATGTTTTTCATTTGGAGAACACGGACTACTATCTTGTGCCTACAGCGGAAGTTCCCGTAACTAACTATTTTGCGGGTGAGGTTTTGGAAGAATCCCAATTGCCTCTTCGCTTCTGTGCCTACAGTCCTTGTTTTCGGTCAGAGGCCGGCTCCTACGGTAAGGACACCAAAGGACTTATTCGACAGCATCAATTTAACAAGGTTGAACTGGTCACTTTCTCTCATCCTGACAGATCTTATGAAATGCATGAGGCTCTCACTTCGCATGCAGAACGCATACTCCAGAAACTGGAACTTCCGTACAAGCTTGTCTCTCTCTGTTCCGGTGACCTTGGTTTTGGTGCGGCAAAGTGCTACGACCTCGAGGTGTGGTTGCCGGGGCAGGGGAAATTTCGAGAAATTAGTTCCTGCTCCAACTTCGAAGACTTTCAGTCCAGACGGGCTGATATCCGTTTTCGCCCTGCAGGAGTCAAAGCTAAGCCTAGATTTGTTCATACCCTCAATGGTTCTGGTTTGGCAGTTGGTCGGACCTTGATAGCCATCATCGAGAACTACCAGCAGGAAGATGGTTCTATCCTTATTCCAAAGGCTCTTCAGCCTTATATGGGAGGGAGAGAAACTATAGGTTCGGTGGCTAAGCGCTAG
- a CDS encoding exo-alpha-sialidase, whose protein sequence is MVARMLFALQVLSLGLALLGCDNQISGNIEGSGSDEVIPSCQLNSSWQTTDEWQLSAGKASYPLRLFEDSNGHLYASGLAKDDSNAWNMIVEKSEDQGLSWSKVAIETGTGFPLGLYDNLIYRQRNDGNIAYVETSPLSFGVAWTQVTSLQVVGYTWFNSMLKDGNNLYFGGCHAETGYKGHVHQSTDGGSTFNTTDNFQNAAGKQHFYNNLVKLSDGRLIMCGYGQNASDVFQTVLRISDDNGSTWTSQIPYEHVTGKDTVCYGLSANSKDELILALAAMDSAGKNHSVLRRSTDKGNTWVTVDDYQLASSGDTYPKIPYFYSDNIVFSMSNAHADDGFSRASIRISKDSGMTWSDFTVPYQHTAGRSSYSQPVIKTKDGHLVHAANGFDAGGKEIWILRRMTCE, encoded by the coding sequence ATGGTTGCACGTATGCTGTTTGCGCTCCAGGTCCTTTCTCTTGGTTTGGCCCTTCTTGGGTGCGACAACCAGATTTCCGGAAATATTGAGGGCAGCGGGAGCGATGAAGTAATTCCAAGCTGCCAACTCAACAGCAGCTGGCAAACGACGGACGAGTGGCAACTTTCGGCTGGCAAAGCTTCCTATCCTCTGCGGCTTTTTGAAGACAGTAATGGCCATCTCTATGCGTCTGGTCTCGCCAAAGATGACTCTAATGCTTGGAATATGATTGTAGAAAAATCAGAGGATCAGGGGCTGTCGTGGTCCAAAGTGGCCATCGAAACTGGAACCGGCTTTCCACTTGGGCTATATGACAATCTTATTTATCGACAAAGAAACGATGGGAATATTGCTTATGTTGAGACCAGTCCGCTCTCATTTGGAGTTGCATGGACTCAGGTGACTAGTCTTCAGGTTGTGGGCTACACCTGGTTCAATTCTATGTTGAAAGACGGCAATAATCTTTACTTTGGCGGCTGCCATGCAGAAACAGGATATAAAGGTCATGTGCATCAGAGCACCGACGGTGGCTCTACGTTCAACACCACAGACAACTTTCAAAATGCAGCTGGCAAGCAACACTTCTATAACAATCTTGTGAAGCTTTCCGATGGCCGTTTGATTATGTGCGGATATGGGCAAAATGCAAGCGATGTCTTCCAGACAGTACTGAGAATTTCAGACGATAACGGATCCACTTGGACCAGCCAAATACCATATGAGCATGTCACGGGCAAGGATACAGTTTGCTATGGATTGTCGGCAAATTCCAAAGACGAGCTAATACTAGCACTGGCAGCAATGGATAGTGCGGGAAAGAACCATTCTGTCTTGAGAAGGTCAACTGACAAGGGCAACACTTGGGTAACGGTAGATGATTATCAACTGGCGTCCTCGGGCGATACCTATCCCAAGATCCCATATTTCTATAGCGACAATATTGTCTTTTCTATGTCGAATGCCCATGCGGACGATGGATTTTCTCGAGCCAGTATTCGGATCAGCAAGGATAGCGGAATGACCTGGAGCGATTTCACAGTTCCGTACCAACACACGGCCGGGCGAAGCTCCTACAGTCAACCAGTAATTAAAACAAAAGATGGTCATTTGGTACATGCCGCGAATGGCTTTGATGCTGGCGGAAAGGAAATCTGGATTCTCCGCCGCATGACCTGTGAATAG
- a CDS encoding SRPBCC domain-containing protein produces MSNQFYKTADVKKTSATTLEIRRSFNAKPEMVYRAYTEPDLMRRWLTAYPGWEMPVCEMDLREGGKYHWRWVNAAN; encoded by the coding sequence ATGTCGAATCAATTTTACAAAACGGCTGACGTTAAAAAGACCTCGGCAACAACGTTGGAAATACGACGAAGTTTCAATGCAAAACCTGAGATGGTGTATCGGGCCTATACCGAGCCGGATCTGATGAGACGCTGGTTGACGGCTTATCCGGGTTGGGAAATGCCGGTCTGTGAAATGGATCTTCGCGAAGGTGGAAAATACCACTGGCGATGGGTCAACGCCGCGAATTGA